The DNA region CAAAAAAAGATTATAGCGGGCAAACTGGTGACCTGGTGTTGAGCGCTAGCACCGAAAATCCCATTTCGGACTTGGAAGAATTGTCAATGGAATACCCTATTTCCAAGATATTGTACCACGTTGTTAGAACAAACTATACTTCGTGAACAGCTGGACTAAGCATCCATTCATGTGTGAATAAAATGAGTGGGTACCAAGACTGAACAACTTCAGTGTCTCCAATCTAGAACAACCactatttacaaatatatacacatgtagagtttttattttatacgaACCAACACCCTCTGTCTTCTTTGGTGATTTTTAGAGGGATGGGGTCATTAAGTGatacaaaatgaaaactttCTAATCATACTCCTTCAAATCTAACACATACATTGATATGATATCCTTACATACAGCAGTTATTCTATTACTATTTGACATGTGTTATTGGATAATAAGAAGTGAGCCTGatcttgaaatatttaaaataacctGGTTCCCCTGAGTTTCATCATAACGGAACAAAATAATCACATGAATAAAAAGAATGTCGTTTGAAATAACTTCTACCCCTACCCTCTTTCCCAAATCTGAAATAATTTGATAACAGGATGATGTTAGTTTCTTTGACATAGATGGAAATGAAAGTAGGCGACAGGATTTGATACGTCGTTACAAGTACAGatattttcatgtttcaaaaaatgattcaattattcaattaagtaaattaagtaaaaaaagtCTTGTTGATAATATATTCTTCCCTTCATCTGGCACAAAATAATCTCAATTAAACTTCCTTATCGCAATTTGTCGGGGTATAAAATTCCATGTaagtttatatcaattttttcccccaaaacaCCCATTTACATATGTTTGGCAGTGCTACGTTCAAGGACAATATAAAGGGTGTCAAGGTTGTTTATCGATGTCAATTTTATATAGTTTTGATGTGTACTGTGCGTGATTATTTTGATATCTACAAAACTAAGCTTAAAAATGACTGCATGGTCTGACGTCTAATTTGTTTCAGTAAagcaaatttttgaatttttaaatattttaaatattcgactaatcgataaacggggcgcgtacattcagtcctgtcagtttcataCTTGCTGGATGTAATTAATATGTCCTTTTATATTACCATTTAGTAAGAAATACAaggaaatattgtaaattttggcactgcatgttttatttttaaccaaactATCAATGCCGCGTCGTAGACAGAACATTTTGCCCCCTCGGTGAGATAACACTACTCAACATAAGAAGTGATAAAAGATTCTATTTACATAAGAGATGAATGTCCAATTACGTAAAGTCTATGTAATTACGCGTATGTCGTAGCTTAAATCCAATgccttttaaacttttttttaaaataccgaTATCTAAAGAGTTTTGATCAGCCTGATTTTAGTCGCAAaatgatttttacttttaattcagtGTTTTTGTTGTATACCCGGAAGGTGACGTTGTTATGGGATTTATAAACAACCTATTTAAAGAAGGGTAATGTATGATTGCAAAAATATCAAGCGATAATACTTCATTCCATGACTGAAATTGGATCAGTCTACAAGATCACAACTCGTgagatcattaaaaaaaatctaacattGGTAATTTGGATAGTGCAAATGTATGCACACTGCCTAAGCAATGGCAACTAAAAACACACTACCGAAGAAAATCACACCAGGGAGAAGTACAAACCCAACGAACGCACCTGCAGTTTCTCAACCAGTGGAGTATGTATAAGacctttgtttcttttttttttctttttcttcttctttattttttttttttttttttttttttttttacatttttctgtttttattctGACTAATGTAATGAGCAGTAGTGAAAAATTATGTGATCAGACTATattaaatgtttctttttattacagagaaaatgataatgattttatAAAGGATTTGTATAATTACCATATGAAACAGTgagtaatttattatttttaaagcatATGTAACCGTCCACAACACTATAAAGACCATCTTACATCTGTTTACATACGAAAGCTCAGAAGGTTCATTAGAGATTTGAAaatcgaaatacgagattcgaactATATGCATGTAATAATTCACTCGCACGCTGTGTTAGgcatacaattttatttatctccttctttataattttatatcgaaaatatcaaaaaactagatacgatctcgttacgagtaacgagtaggtcttccttgcgatttctgtttttaatcataccatgaataatcgatacaatttcagaattacccccccccccctcacacacacactttcgggtaatgtatacaaatccctaattacgtaataaatgggtgtaaCAACGAGTTTTCCAGATGGATATTGCTATAATCAaaaactttgcttctataatgcattacgaaatcttaatcgtttttatgtaatttgtaatatacTTTACGTGTCTcttgcgcccccccccccccccaaaaaaaagagacagcccctttttcttgatttcctTGAGAAGATCTtaaaaatactaacattttttgttcttacacccatcttatattgttgatcacttttgagatacaaatgattgaatattttaggggccaaccctctagatccttaatggagACAGAAATgagtgttttgataagtggaatcatttaaaatcataaattcaaacattttctcctctatgatgtctaacaaaatatatctacttctctagttatattgcgtcaaagtttaagtactttggcccctaaaaatccctaattacgtaataaataggcgtggcaataatttgttctaatagatattgttacgatcaacaactttgcttctataatgcattacaaaatctttatcgtttttaagttatttgtaatagagtttaagagtgccttggcccctaatttaaggggccagcccctttttcttgatttctttgaaaaggttttAAGAATACTAACGTTTTTTGTTCTTAAACCCgtctaaaattgttgattatttttgagatacaaatgattgaatattttaggggccagccctctagatccttaatggtgACAGAAATGGGTGTTTttataagtggaatcgatttaaatcattaattcaaacattttctcttctatgatgtctaacaaaatatgtctacttctctagttatattgcgtcaaagtttaagtactttggcccctaaaaatccctaattacgtaataaatgggcgtggcaataatgtgttctaatagatattggtacgatcaacaactttgcttctataatgcattacaaaatctttatcgtttttaagttattcgtaaCAGAGTtaaagagtgccttggcccctaatttaaggggccagcccctttttcttgatttctttgaaaaggtttttagaatactaacattttttgttcttacacccgtCTTAAATTGCTGattatttttgagatacaaatgattgaatattttaggggccagccctctagatccttaacgGGGACATAAATGAgtgatttgataaataaaatcgatttaaatcattaattcaaacattttctcttctatgatgtctaacaaaatatgtctacttctctagttatattgcgtcaaagtttaagtactttggcccctaaaaatccctaattacgtaataaatgggcgtggcaataatttattctaatagatattggtacgatcaacaactttgcttctataatgcattacaaaatctttatcgtttttaagttattcgtaacagagtttaagagtgccttggcccctaatttaaggggccagcccttttttcttgatttctttgaaaaggtcatAAGattactaacaatttttgttcttacacctatttataattgttgatcatttttgagatacaaatgtttgaatattttaggggcctgccctgtagatccttaatggggacagaaattcatgttttgatatgtggaatcactttaaatcattaattcaaacatcttctcttctatgatgtctaacaaaatatttctacttctctagttatattgcgtcaaagtttaagtacgttggcccctaaaaatccctaattacgtaataaatgggcgtgacAGTAATATTtctctaatagatattggtacgatcaacaactttgcttctataatgcattacaaaatctgtatcgtttttaagttatttgtaatagagtttacgagtgttttggcccctaaataaaggggccagcccctttttcttgattttgttggaaagaacttttgattctctgccacttttgttatatatgttttaacaaaatatcaactcataaaaagatacagatcaaaacgtatgaaaaatttgattcgaaattcgtacccaattttcgagcctatgcgagctcatagaaatggcgccactggcgcaaaaaaactacattgtgcacaacttcaacctatagtctacctatcctgaaaatttcatattcctatctctgatagtctttgagtttatgtctgcacaaaattagtcgtaaaaacttacaaaatcggccgtaaatcggaaccggaagtgccgatttcaaaatttaaaaaaacttctagaattatgaccactggcaatcatctgagaaaaaatggtcgaaatcggccgaatagttttcgagaaatcgcgtgcacaaaattttgggaaaaaaataataataataagaaacagtacgaaaactataaggtcttccgttggaaacggaagaccttaattattgTAACTTCGTCTGCTTATTTCACGCCATTACATACGCTTCTGTAAATAATGATAACCAAATAGTTTCAATTACCAGTGTCTTTGTATGGATAACACTATGAATCGATTTTGTAACGTATAATCCAATACACCTCATCAGTGACTATTTTAATGTATTATCATGTGACTACTTAACATTTTATAGATAAAAGTAATAAAGAATCATAAgcttatctttaaaaaagaaaagtgagCTAGCGTTGttgctatttttatacataaaaaggaATGTTCGTGACCAAATTGTTTCTTTGCTCGGATTTTTCCTTATGATATAATCAAGCTAAATTGGCCAAtgagaaattatttttctttgtgcGTCGCCATAAAATTTTTCCACTTGAAAGTCATTTCAATCGAGCTTTTCCGTCAAAAAAAGGGTAATGCATTGTATCAATCACGTCTTGTCTTTCCAACATACTCTGAAGAGACGAGTTATCTTACGTCACTGTGATGAAAGCTAGGTTTTATCATTTGATCTCTACAATCTTAGCACTATCTGATATAAGTTTTTTGTGTACTTTTAAATGTTGGTATAACGATAAATAGAGAAACTTCAGAATTTGGGTCATAtccatttttgtaataaaacgAAATTGGAATCGCACAGTAGGTTTCCCAGAATACCCGACCATAAATTCGAGCTTGCGTATTCCAGAAAAAACAGACAAATGTAATTGCAATCGCGTTAGCAATAAAAGCTCTTCGAGCTTTATTAGATTTGAACACTCCGAccatatttgatcacctcattatACCCAAATAATGATTCCTTAATTATAGCTTAATCCTCATTTTTGCAAAATAGACCCGGGTTTTCACATATAAATATggataaatattttacttttcgCAGCAGTCGCTTTTATGTGAAagataaatcattaaaattttacaaaagttACCGTATTTTTCTCATAAATGTAAAGACATTTGTTTAAATACTTTATAGCAATTACAATAActgctttttgtttttgtaattcaTTGCAACATCATACTTTTTGCTCTTTAACAACCACGTTACCTTTTATGATGTTAATTAATAGAAATGATTCTGTCTACATTCCGAATATGCACTGGTCGAATCGTTTATAACTATAAAGATAacgtaattatttttttattcttgtaacaaaattaaggtcagacgcgatctatcttccattttttcttatttttcatatctccaaaatatgaagatttccactcagtaattttataattatatattatatatttatggtatatgattcttttttatttagataaaaagtgttcaattgaaaatgtatagtATGGTTTTATTTAGAAGCATTCAAATGCAGTTTTCatgctatttttagaaaaattcgaaattaatattttagctCCGTAAAGAACCTGGTAATGTGCCCTGAAGTTTTaggaattaacaggtttaaatgttaataaataatgaatgaaatatcaaggaaaatcaTATAAAACTTAGGAACGTCTCGTGTGTCCTTAATTAAATATTCTCACCGGTAATTGACTGAGTCTCCTGTATTGAAAGAGATGAATGAAAATGGCACTGCGACTGAATAGAACAAGTTTATATgtcattgaataaaataaatttgattataaATTTAAAGGATTTGTATTATGATTCTGTCTCTGTCTATACAATCCAAATAGATCGAATCGTTTTTAATTATAAGGATTacgtaattattttttattctttttacagCATTAAATCTTCCTGGTTGTTGAATaagttttctgttttgattGAGAAGAATGAAAATGGCACTGCGGCTGAAGAAAGCAAGTCCAAATGAATAAAATctgattatcaattttaaaggaTTACCGCATGTATTATCGATAGATTTATACCATTTGACAACAAACTTTGTCCTGTTTCAGTACTCATAGATAATGATGTATAGAATTAGAGAGTCTTTACACTAAAGACGAGATATATTTGACTCGATTTGTTTACATGTTGCgtgtcattttttacatttatacaaaGACAGTAAGATTGAAAAGGACAGGATCCAGTACAATCCAAATACGACCTGTTCGCAAATGAATTAACGTATTATTCTTTCAgtctttaaaaatgatttcatattCACGTACATTGGTTAACTTACTAGATAACAACTTAAATTAACTTATTAACTAATTAAGATAGTTaatgtaaacatgtaaaatatcacaTTGCTCAGCTGATGactttttgtacattttatgtTAAGTTCGCTTTGAATATGTCTGAATTGCAATTGGTTTAAACTATTTAAACGATATTGAGAACAACAAATCTACAGACTTGCAGAACTTCACCTTTAAAGAGATATATTAACCATGGTAACTTCCAAACCAATGTGTTTCCTTGATTTATAGTTTTCATTTGTAGAGCTGACGATGAAATTGAGACCTTGAGGAAACAGCTACGGATGAAAACTAAATCACAAATTGAGTAAATATTGTACATATCCTTCATTGATGAACAACGAATCTAAAAGTTCTCATATCTCCATTAAATATGGTTTTCGAACAATAATACTTTGTACGTGGAATTATATTTTCTACTTTGAACAATACAGATCTGCTGCTGAAATTGAACGACTAAAGTATGAGTTGACAAAACTACAAGAAGCTACGGCAAAACCTGGGTAAGAAGACGGAAATAACCGTAAAGTTAATTTTCAATCTACTTGAAGCATTAAAGAATTTGGCCTCGTTCAAGGCAGTTAAATAAAGGGCTACATCGATGTCTGATATCCTTTGCTTATTTTGAAAGACCATTATAAGACAACATTAGTATGGTCTAGAGCTTTAAACATGCCTCTATATGCCCATACAATTACGAAATTTATACATAAAAGGTTTTATCTATAATATAATGTATGTGTATTTGCTTTTAAGAAGGTTGGATGGTCGTTTTAGATAATTTAAACCACCAtgagaagaagagctctgttgaaacatataaaaaattttcaCAGTTAAAATATATGGAATTTTCACCACCAAATAACATATCAAAATTGGAAggttacgattttggtcaatttttagctcacttaAACTGAAGGGCTCACTTAAACTGAAGGTTTAAGTGAGTTTTTCTAGTAACCCTTTGTCAGTCATCCATTCCACCGTCTTTCGGCTTCTCTAGCACCACTGGGCCAAAGTTAACCAAAGTTGTTAAAAAGCGTCCTGATGGAAAGGacattctaaattgttaaattaaaggGCATATTAACCTTTTTTGATAGGAGGATAATGCAAAAAAGTGAAAATAGTGTAAacatcttcttttcaagaacccAAGAAATGCAAGCTACAATTTGTGGTATTATCATGCAAGGGTAAAGAGCTGAACATGgtaaacatatttgcaaaatgattaataatctttttctcaagaaaaacaatgctacaatttgtgagattattaTGCAATCGTTCACAATCATATATTcattagattctaaattgttaaatccGTGATCCCACACTGATACTGGTGCTCAAAAaggggtttaaagtttaacatagaaattgATAGGGAAAATGTtccaaaatctttttctcaagaactacagcGATGTAGTTTGTGAAATTACTAAGCAACCATcttcaaataatgtagattctaatttgtttaaattgtgaCGTATGCACTAATCTTAAGCCCCAAGTAGGgtttaatctttaacatagaaatgtatttggaaaatatgtaaacatcttttttctcaagaacaacaatgctacaatttgtgcaATAACATATACTATGCtagcatcctcagataatgtacaTTAGTTAAATTGTTTCAATCGGGACTTCCGGACATACTTGGGGTCCTAAGATAGTTTTAACGTTTTACGTAGAAATATTccaaaaattcttttaaaacactATGCTAAAGAATAATAATGCTACAACTTCTATGCAAGCATTCTATGAAAAAATTGATtctaaaatgtttacattgtgACCCTTGAGTAATACTAGGGCCCTCtcaggggttcaatgtttaaatttaaattatattaggaaaaaaattatgaactaAAGAACTGtagttcaggtgagcgatgcgGCCTATGAACCTTTTGGGTTTTATTAACAACCatttagtaaggcatttctaacgatcaaccaaaatttgagcgtCAGTCGACGAGTTTTAAGTGGTATTAAAtctcaaatatttatatttgttatgtaaacaaagcgttcaGGTCACGCTTTAGGTTATATTTTCTAGGTTTATGTCTAAAATGAATATAACCAAATCGAATGAAAGGagttaattgtttttaaatctcacaaggagatagaaaaatcagcttgacaAAGACCGTCTTATGGTACATcaaaccaatgtaaacaaaaacatgacacgAGCCTTGATTACATTTCAAAGATTTGAAATATCTGACagtgtatcttgcttataattctacaagggatattcatattttaacacCTTCACATTAACATGTTTAAGAGCTCGTTATTCAATTTACTCATGTATGCTATCATTAGTCAATTCGGTTGAACAGTCTGTGGAGTGGATCTATGCACCCACCAAactcttttaaacatttttttcatttgacagTAATTTACTCTTTTGCAAAATTtaagattgtttttatattcacgaaaaccattaagtttttaatttatacatgataacaaacaaaaaatgtttctaGAAATCTAGAGATACTAGATGTACTACCTTAAAataagtgataaaaaaaaccccaaaactcTCATGCACATTTCTCACAAAAATCTTACAAAAACAATTTCGTTATTTGATTTGCTTGTTTTTGTAATTGTTTATCCTTTTGCAacaatttaatgcatttagttatttttttatattgttagGAAAGAGCAGGAGACGATAAATCATCTCTTAAGAGCCAAGGAAGAGCATCACCTAACACTATTGGAgtgagatttattttatttgacatttgtttctttctcaaaataagaaaatgaaatttcagtttttaaagtatcaaaaatataaattaatcttaattacattatatatgtGTTTTAAATACTACTAGTATTATTGCTGAAAACCAACGATTACTGAAATGGAACACGAAACTTAAGGAAAAGCAACGGTAGGTATGATATATGAAATGCCAAACAAACAacttttgatatttcaatatgtttgtaaattgcaattttgtaaatattatgCATCTTACggttaatcaaattaaataaatgtgttttaagTTAGCTAGATAACTGTAACTATTACAATAAATCATAGCTTTGTATACTTTTTGTTCAGTTTGAAACTATTGGGAAAAAAGTCGATGCATTAATTAGTATTAATTGTGAAAAGCCAAAACAGAGTCAATGATtattactatataaatagtgcttgtttgggagggtaacagttgaaattgacaccccgagaaaaccattgtcaaccactgctttgcgtcggttgacaatggttttctcggggtgtcaatttcaactgttatcctcccaaacaggcactatttattttgttatactgaatgtcttaattttttagaaaattttactgcttttatataggaataacgtgaattctacagcgaaccgtacgcgcataattttcgcgcatgtaacaatttgtaatgttacccgttgctaagtgcgttgctaacgctgagggtaatagaacggattatgaactgcgtcttaaccaatcagatttcagtatttatcatgaaagtataacaaaaataaatattactttttcAAAAGTCTTTGTGTTAAAACGTCACGTTCAAATCACATTAgcattaatttttcaataagtCTGTATCTGGCACATGGCCTTAAAATGTCGTTTCATCGGTATCAAACGGTTGCTTTGTAATGTATTGTAATACACAGTCTTCTCCTTATAAAAAATCAATCTGTGTCAATGACCTACACTACTGAACACAACCGTGTTAGCAAGATGTTGAAATGTCATTAATTTCATAAACTGTTTGGAAAAGTGCTGACCAAGATTGTTAATATAAGTAACATTTAATCATTATTTGTCTTGCACGTGGGGATATAAATACAGTCGGTATGTGATTTAATCTACCATTATCCCCTCATGGATCTCTCAACTATAACTTTTTCAACCTAATTCTTATCTAATTAGCACAATCATGCCTCAAATATGAGGATATCCATTTTTTAGTACAGACTCAAATTTTTCTTTgcttgttaaaatatttaggtCATCGCttagatattatatattactaacactatttatgtatattgttttcattttaaataaaatgaaacacaCCATAAAGTATATTCACGTTTATGTTTTGTTCTTTTCGTTTTTGTTTGTCAGGGCCAGCAGATGGTGGATTGTACACGACTCCGTGAATCATAGGTTAGTCTTTGAGCAATCCTGTGCAGACCCATTCCTTTCATTATTGCTTCCTTGCTTATAAGTTTCGTACATTGTGTATTGAATTATAGTTTTTACTCGCCCCtgttcatattttcattaatattcagtcATGAACAGCATTTCAAAAATTCTTCAACGGAAGAAGATGACCAACATGCACGGTATGGTTTGTTTCGTTCtctttgattttgtaaataagtaAACAAAGTTATGAGTAATCTCAATATTGTGTACATTTGTCTGTTTATGcaataactttaaaaatatctttttttaaaaatctcctttTATGAAGATCATAAAAATCTAAATGCTAGTTAGTGTTATAAAAATGGAATTGATAAATAACTGTATTTACCGGGTATGGTTTATATCACAATTTAAGAGAAGAAACTGAAGGAATAGAGCGTCGACTGCAACATAATCTACAAGAAATGGAAGACAAAGAGAAAGAACTCTTGCAGTAACActtatcttttcttttttattcgaaaaacaataaaatgaacagATTCATTAAAGGATTAGTTAACAATTGTCATTCTTAatcaatgctaaaaaataaaacaaaaggatGTAGCAATACAATTATCAAAATAGTTGAAAGTTTAATCTATTTTTGAATACTTAATTTATGATGTACTTTTTCTAATCCCTAATTGTTCTGGAGACTCAAATAAAGTAtttctctctattttttctctatttctctCTATTTTTTGGGTAGGGTTTTCTCATATGCAATAAAATACTAGTGATATTCCTTGGTATTCTTTGCAATTCATGACAATGTTTGTCAAAGGTTCACAAAAAACCctctaatttttaaatattattttatcatttcttattcataaaaattgaaGATAATGGTTAATTGTTTTGACAGGTTGGAGGCCGAAACACAGGAGCTAACAGAGCAACTGGAACATGCACAGTaagattttataattattcataccTTGATTTGATATTGCAAATAAATAACCTTTAATTTAGCTGTTTGTATTCATAAAAATGGTCTTaatattaagtttaaaaaatatctttattaaaataagcTGTTGACGAAGatgcaaatattatttaaaacatcaattatataaatgtttttaacgTATATTGTAACATTCTTTGCCCCACAGACACCCTGAAAACCAACCAGAAGATACTGATGGAAAGTAAGAACTGACAAGAATATGATAATCTTTTTCATTATGTTTATTATAACAAGGTTGAAACAATAAtgtctttaattttaaagagCGAAA from Crassostrea angulata isolate pt1a10 chromosome 7, ASM2561291v2, whole genome shotgun sequence includes:
- the LOC128156450 gene encoding uncharacterized protein LOC128156450, which produces MATKNTLPKKITPGRSTNPTNAPAVSQPVEENDNDFIKDLYNYHMKQADDEIETLRKQLRMKTKSQIESAAEIERLKYELTKLQEATAKPGKEQETINHLLRAKEEHHLTLLDIIAENQRLLKWNTKLKEKQRASRWWIVHDSVNHSHEQHFKNSSTEEDDQHAREETEGIERRLQHNLQEMEDKEKELLQLEAETQELTEQLEHAQHPENQPEDTDGKLGELTSANSIEESHNVADLYDKNCPKDLADNFSETYENEWADALIELTDQKSYAEEEAIRILFDIFQDAYGFSNKQVAMYFNSVSEGMKVFGLDNHEKWPLGVTKLVKDQMKSLSVLVAGNVSKEFLKNQNENYGNATSIYAEACAELCLFMCVQSPAFFLDFSTPKGKFDKEKFTVYTKSGDEYAFPVWPPLYLYKEGPMIGKGIAQGL